A window from Fusarium musae strain F31 chromosome 8, whole genome shotgun sequence encodes these proteins:
- a CDS encoding hypothetical protein (EggNog:ENOG41), with the protein MTAVVAAARPALVIVPGNFSLPRFWSAIQRLVEDKGYAVEVIPLQSSREVRIDPAPGLADDVKEAQSLLNKHINQGKDVIMLMHSYGGMVRTEATRGLGRIKREKAGLKATIFTPPGKNTRGLYQTNPGRYPRRKGEGLPPAQGIFKISQASRVFGDEQTYNGFHGLIPSSYTLTKKDVTVPEAA; encoded by the exons ATGactgctgttgttgcagCTGCAAGGCCTGCCCTGGTAATCGTACCTGGCAACTTCAGCTTACCTCGCTTCTGGAGCGCCATCCAGCGGTTGGTTGAAGACAAGGGCTACGCCGTCGAAGTTATTCCGCTCCAATCTTCTCGTGAAGTAAGGATTGATCCTGCGCCAGGTTTGGCCGATGATGTAAAGGAGGCGCAGTCACTTCTGAACAAGCACATCAACCAAGGAAAGGATGTTATCATGCTTATGCATTCATATGGTGGTATGGTCAGAACTGAAGCAACTCGCGGCTTAGGTCGCATTAAGCGAGAAAAGGCAGGTTTAAAGG CTACTATCTTTACACCTCCTGGCAAAAATACTAGGGGGCTATACCAAACAAACCCGGGTCGCTATCCCCGCCGCAAG GGGGAAGGCTTGCCACCAGCCCAGGGCATTTTCAAGATTTCTCAGGCCTCTAGGGTCTTCGGCGATGAGCAGACATACAATGGCTTCCATGGACTGATTCCATCCAGCTATACACTGACTAAGAAGGACGTGACTGTTCCTGAAGCGGCTTAG
- a CDS encoding hypothetical protein (EggNog:ENOG41), giving the protein MRTSLALLALAATAFAIPQAVTKDIAPKGKAPKGCTTSYDGQFEVTIFKPGNEKRDVTERSCNGEGVLVLNLDDGVLKDAQGRTGYISESYQFQFDKPVQAGAIYTSGFSVCSNGTLAFGSSAIFWQCQSGDFYNLYDRNWAEQCEPVEFGVMPCGKSKNAKSAPKKRIVGSSVVATTVVTVVSDGTTKEVPTTIAVPMCQIGDGQVQVRTTPCDDMEIPIITAAPVSQVSDGKLQVPTTAPPAPPAVQKPAKPADDTPAEGTGGDAGDKPKPAEESKPGASPAGNAAPDNTGAAQADKSAGDEPSATDARRKSKATKTDDEVLVTDSGVPSDTETEEAGSSRSTLAVKPFKPQTTESDDSEETGSSSSTGSDDPASTGAAQSDAFKIAASLGMAIVSGLFGSLLIL; this is encoded by the exons ATGAGAACATCACTGGCTCTCCTGGCTCTGGCAGCCACAGCCTTCGCCATTCCCCAAGCGGTCACAAAAGATATTGCACCCAAGGGTAAGGCACCCAAGGGCTGCACCACTTCATATGATGGTCAATTTGAAGTCACAATCTTCAAGCCTGGCAACGAGAAGCGCGATGTCACCGAG CGGTCATGCAATGGTGAAGGCGTTCTAGTCTTGAACCTCGACGATGGCGTTCTCAAGGATGCTCAAGGTCGAACTGGTTACATTTCGGAGAGTTACCAGTTCCAATTCGACAAGCCCGTTCAAGCTGGCGCAATCTACACATCCGGTTTCTCAGTCTGTTCTAACGGCACCCTCGCCTTCGGATCCTCCGCAATCTTCTGGCAATGTCAATCCGGCGACTTCTACAACCTCTACGACCGCAACTGGGCTGAGCAATGTGAGCCTGTCGAGTTCGGCGTCATGCCCTGTGGCAAGAGTAAGAATGCCAAGTCCGCCCCAAAGAAGAGAATCGTGGGAAGCAGTGTTGTCGCAACTACTGTTGTAACTGTCGTTTCTGATGGCACGACAAAGGAGGTCCCCACTACTATTGCTGTACCCATGTGTCAGATTGGCGATGGACAGGTTCAGGTCCGCACGACGCCTTGTGATGATATGGAGATCCCTATCATTACTGCTGCCCCTGTCAGTCAAGTCTCGGATGGCAAGCTTCAGGTCCCTACTACAGCTCCTCCCGCGCCTCCCGCAGTTCAGAAGCCTGCTAAGCCTGCGGATGACACGCCTGCTGAGGGTACTGGCGGCGATGCTGGGGATAAGCCCAAGCCTGCTGAGGAGTCGAAGCCCGGTGCTTCTCCTGCTGGGAACGCTGCGCCCGACAATACAGGTGCGGCTCAGGCTGATAAGTCCGCTGGAGATGAGCCTTCTGCTACAGACGCCCGACGCAAGTCAAAGGCTACCAAGACCGATGATGAAGTGCTGGTCACTGACTCTGGGGTCCCCTCCGACACTGAGACCGAGGAAGCTGGTTCTTCTCGAAGCACACTTGCTGTCAAGCCATTCAAACCTCAGACGACCGAGAGTGATGACTCTGAGGAGACTGGAAGCAGCTCCAGCACCGGCTCAGATGACCCTGCTTCTACCGGTGCGGCTCAGTCTGATGCTTTCAAGATTGCCGCAAGCTTGGGCATGGCTATTGTATCGGGCCTGTTTGGATCTCTGTTGATTCTGTAA
- a CDS encoding hypothetical protein (EggNog:ENOG41) yields the protein MATNLQKHLKSTGAPDLLYYNRTISRGDSLKGLAAQPAPSAKDLVTSCDIIFLSLSDDSALESTLNSFIDSESPEQLAGKVIADTSTVHPDSSAKAQARLNEKGAKFIASPVFGASPVAAQGKLLWIVAGPDDAVEKINPYLEGVMGRGVIRVGEDVRLSSKMKTAGNFITAGMMEVVAEAHVLAEKSGLGSKNLDALVEQQYGPLALSMSQRLTTGAYMPRRGDRPWSDLNLAIKDVGHGITLAEQSGARLEVAEVAIKHLRDAKQFSEAEGRPLDSSSMYGILRKEAGLSFETDLVKERDEKN from the exons ATGGCAACAAACCTCCAAAAACACTTAAAATCAACAGGTGCCCCCGATCTTCTTTACTATAACCGAACTATCTCTCGCGGTGACTCTCTCAAGGGTCTTGCCGCTCAACCTGCTCCTTCAGCCAAAGACCTTGTGACAAGTTGTGATATTATCTTCCTGTCTCTCAGCGACGATTCAGCTCTTGAGTCAACCCTCAATTCGTTTATCGATTCCGAGAGCCCAGAACAGCTCGCTGGAAAAGTCATTGCGGATACCTCAACCGTTCATCCGGACTCTTCGGCCAAAGCTCAAGCCCGCTTGAACGAGAAGGGCGCCAAATTCATTGCCTCACCCGTCTTTGGTGCAAGCCCTGTTGCGGCGCAGGGAAAGCTTCTGTGGATAGTTGCTGGACCTGACGATGCCGTCGAAAAGATTAATCCATACTTGGAGGGAGTCATGGGAAGAGGTGTAATTcgagttggagaagatgtgAGACTGTCGAGTAAGATGAAAACAGCAGG AAACTTCATTACGGCTGGCATGATGGAAGTTGTGGCAGAAGCACATGTCCTAGCAGAAAAGTCTGGTCTTGGAAGCAAGAATCTCGACGCCCTGGTTGAGCAACAATACGGACCTCTGGCACTTTCTATGTCTCAACGGCTTACTACAGGAGCTTACATGCCCAGGAGAGGCGACCGGCCTTGGTCTGACCTGAATCTAGCGATTAAGGATGTTGGTCATGGAATCACCCTTGCGGAACAATCTGGAGCAAGATTAGAGGTCGCTGAAGTTGCCATCAAACATTTGAGAGATGCAAAGCAATTCTCTGAAGCTGAGGGAAGGCCCCTTGATTCTTCCTCCATGTACGGAATACTCAGAAAGGAGGCTGGGCTATCTTTTGAGACGGATCTAGTTAAGGAACGAGACGAGAAGAATTAA